Proteins encoded together in one Streptomyces sp. B1I3 window:
- a CDS encoding NAD(P)/FAD-dependent oxidoreductase encodes MVMAPDSRGTTPGTRPSVRILVVGGGYVGMYTALRLQRKLGQRLRSGEAEVVVVTPEPYMTYQPFLPEAAAGSISPRHVVVPLRRVLKHCTIVIGEAERIDHAKRTATVTTLATGEDGTGALEIPYDEIVVAPGSVSRTLPVPGLADVGIGFKTVEEAIGLRNHVIEQMDIASATRDPAIRDAALTFVFVGGGYAGVEALAELEDMARYTSRYYHNIKPTDLRWILVEATGRILPEVGEAMGKYAVRELRGRNIDVRLDTRLDSCEGRIAVLSDGSRFPTRTLVWTAGVKPAPILAATDLPLDERGRIRCTAALSVDGAEHAWAAGDAAAVPDLTSSEPGTQTAPNAQHAVRQAKVLAENIVATLAGRPTQDYRHSYVGSVASLGLHKGVAHVYGRKLKGYPAWLMHRVYHLSRVPTFNRKARVLAEWTLAGLFKREIVSLGSLEHPRAEFALAAGGHTHPAHPGSEKPLGGPGSGEHPTRPGDNPPGDDGRPAASG; translated from the coding sequence ATGGTGATGGCTCCAGATTCCCGGGGAACGACCCCCGGCACCCGGCCCAGTGTGCGCATTCTCGTCGTCGGCGGCGGCTACGTCGGGATGTACACCGCGCTGCGTCTCCAGCGGAAACTGGGGCAGAGACTCAGGAGCGGCGAGGCCGAGGTCGTGGTCGTCACGCCTGAGCCCTACATGACGTACCAGCCGTTCCTGCCCGAGGCGGCGGCCGGCTCGATCTCCCCCCGGCACGTCGTCGTACCGCTGCGCCGGGTCCTCAAGCACTGCACGATCGTCATCGGCGAGGCGGAACGCATCGACCACGCCAAGCGCACCGCCACGGTCACGACGCTCGCCACCGGCGAGGACGGAACCGGCGCCCTGGAAATTCCGTACGACGAGATCGTCGTCGCGCCTGGCTCCGTCTCGCGCACCCTTCCGGTCCCCGGCCTCGCCGACGTCGGCATCGGCTTCAAGACCGTCGAGGAGGCCATCGGCCTGCGCAACCACGTCATCGAACAGATGGACATCGCGTCGGCCACCCGGGACCCCGCGATCCGCGACGCGGCCCTCACCTTCGTCTTCGTCGGCGGCGGTTACGCGGGGGTCGAGGCCCTCGCCGAGCTCGAGGACATGGCCCGCTACACCTCGCGGTACTACCACAACATCAAGCCCACGGACCTGCGGTGGATCCTGGTCGAGGCGACCGGCCGCATCCTGCCCGAAGTCGGCGAGGCCATGGGGAAGTACGCGGTCAGGGAACTGCGCGGCCGCAACATCGACGTGCGGCTCGACACCCGGCTCGACAGCTGCGAGGGCCGTATCGCGGTCCTCAGCGACGGCTCCCGCTTCCCGACCCGGACCCTGGTGTGGACCGCGGGCGTCAAACCGGCGCCGATCCTCGCCGCCACCGACCTGCCCCTCGACGAGCGGGGCCGGATCCGCTGCACCGCCGCCCTCTCCGTGGACGGTGCCGAGCACGCCTGGGCCGCGGGGGACGCGGCTGCCGTACCCGACCTCACCTCCTCCGAGCCCGGGACGCAGACCGCTCCGAACGCCCAGCACGCAGTGCGTCAGGCCAAGGTCCTCGCGGAGAACATCGTCGCCACCCTTGCCGGACGGCCGACCCAGGACTACCGGCACTCCTACGTCGGGTCCGTCGCCTCGCTGGGACTGCACAAGGGCGTCGCCCACGTCTACGGCCGGAAGCTCAAGGGGTACCCGGCCTGGCTCATGCACCGCGTCTACCACCTCAGCAGGGTGCCGACGTTCAACCGGAAGGCGCGTGTCCTTGCCGAGTGGACCCTGGCCGGACTGTTCAAGCGGGAGATCGTCTCCCTCGGTTCACTCGAACACCCGCGCGCGGAATTCGCCCTCGCGGCCGGTGGCCACACCCATCCGGCGCATCCTGGGAGCGAGAAACCCCTGGGAGGTCCCGGGAGCGGGGAGCACCCGACGCGACCCGGGGACAACCCACCGGGGGACGACGGCCGGCCGGCAGCTTCCGGCTGA
- a CDS encoding TetR/AcrR family transcriptional regulator: MHIQDFHGQNAVASSAEGHGRLSSVGLAGAVAAAGSGPRSAPLRVDAQRNLEHVLRAAREVFGELGYGAPMEDVARRARVGVGTVYRRFPSKDVLVRRIADEETSRLTDQARTALGQEEEPWSALSRFLRTSVASGAGRLLPPQVLRVGGDAEEPAAAPGSPQDDGETRVPHQRQGDGQPGLRMVAQRAGAGEVLDDDPGVAELLEVVGRLVDRARESGELRGDVTVADVLLVIATAAPALPDPAHHAAASARLLDILLEGLRSRPA; the protein is encoded by the coding sequence ATGCACATTCAGGATTTTCATGGGCAGAACGCTGTCGCCTCTTCAGCGGAGGGCCATGGGCGGCTGAGCTCCGTAGGACTGGCCGGGGCGGTCGCCGCGGCGGGAAGCGGGCCGCGCTCGGCCCCGCTCCGCGTGGACGCGCAGCGCAATCTGGAACACGTCCTGCGCGCCGCGCGTGAGGTGTTCGGTGAACTGGGCTACGGCGCGCCGATGGAGGACGTGGCTCGCCGCGCACGGGTCGGGGTCGGCACCGTCTACCGGCGTTTCCCGAGCAAGGACGTGCTCGTGCGCCGAATAGCCGACGAGGAGACCTCTCGGCTCACCGATCAGGCGCGGACGGCACTGGGGCAGGAGGAGGAGCCCTGGTCGGCTCTCTCCCGTTTCCTGCGGACCTCCGTGGCCTCGGGAGCGGGACGGCTGCTGCCGCCGCAGGTGCTGCGGGTCGGGGGCGACGCCGAGGAGCCGGCCGCCGCGCCGGGTTCGCCGCAGGACGACGGTGAGACGCGGGTTCCGCATCAGCGGCAGGGGGACGGGCAGCCCGGGCTCCGGATGGTCGCGCAGCGTGCGGGTGCCGGGGAGGTGCTCGACGACGATCCGGGCGTGGCCGAACTGCTCGAGGTCGTGGGCCGGCTGGTCGACCGGGCGCGCGAGTCGGGGGAGTTGCGGGGCGATGTGACGGTGGCCGACGTGTTGCTGGTCATCGCCACGGCGGCACCGGCGCTGCCGGACCCCGCGCACCACGCCGCCGCCTCGGCACGTCTGCTGGACATCCTGCTGGAGGGTCTGCGGTCCCGGCCCGCGTAG
- a CDS encoding sigma-70 family RNA polymerase sigma factor encodes MSGNAQQGEPADGAAAAGAATRTGVPHTEQVPSRSGTGRTAGPDEGGTVLPGPWPVPVDAGNSPEAAVPLDAGNSTEAVPVDISTSVESDAAHAVPLQREGRRGSAETGPSDAQLIEGMRAGDDRAYEELFRRHADAVRRYARTCCRDAHTAEDLTAEVFARTLQAVRGGKGPSEAVRAYLMTAVRHVAAAWTRSAKREHLVDDFAAFAAQATRSSELSQADTVDLGADVRAMREADRSMAVQAFRSLPERWQAVLWHTTVEEESPSEVAPLFGLTPNATAVLAVRAREGLKQAYLQAHVSQALTSGGDCARYADRLGAHARGGLRTRAERGLRKHLDECAKCRIAAGELAGVNAGIPALLPVAVIGWFAAGYTVKAAGIVAGGAAGAAGAGAAAAATGSTSSGSTAGGAAVAEGLGAPAKAGIAAAVAVAVAAGLVWALVGDDRPAPVSEPAARPPVVAPVVPSPAPPPRVEPESPAAPVLAPPPVPDATPTSSPTPSPAPTPPATEPATARPEPPAPKPPPEPPAPKPTPEPPAPPAPAPKPFRVNELAYSVTGDHTAPEILLGQSRGVFWQRSGLSIGSTTYAHGVTIHAHSSVTIRLNRPCTRFEAMVGVDDMTKGLGSVRFSVFGGDGHGAGDGMRLWESPVLRGGDPAVRVGVGIDGRQTVRLVVEPAERFGGVALADWAESVISCR; translated from the coding sequence ATGAGCGGTAATGCGCAGCAGGGAGAACCGGCCGACGGTGCCGCTGCAGCGGGCGCAGCCACCCGGACCGGTGTGCCGCACACGGAACAGGTGCCGAGCCGGTCCGGGACCGGCCGAACGGCCGGTCCCGACGAGGGCGGCACCGTGCTGCCGGGCCCCTGGCCGGTGCCCGTGGACGCCGGTAACTCCCCGGAGGCGGCGGTGCCTTTAGACGCCGGTAACTCCACGGAGGCGGTGCCTGTGGACATCAGCACCTCCGTGGAGTCCGATGCGGCGCACGCCGTGCCCCTCCAACGGGAGGGACGGCGGGGATCCGCCGAGACCGGGCCGTCGGACGCCCAGTTGATCGAGGGAATGCGGGCCGGCGACGACCGTGCGTACGAGGAGCTGTTCCGGCGCCATGCGGACGCGGTCCGCCGCTATGCCCGCACCTGCTGCCGCGACGCGCACACCGCCGAGGACCTGACGGCCGAGGTGTTCGCACGGACATTGCAGGCGGTCCGCGGCGGGAAGGGCCCCTCGGAAGCCGTCCGGGCGTACCTCATGACCGCCGTCCGGCACGTCGCCGCCGCCTGGACGAGGAGCGCGAAGCGCGAGCACCTGGTCGACGACTTCGCGGCGTTCGCCGCCCAGGCCACCCGTTCCTCCGAGCTCTCGCAGGCCGACACCGTCGATCTCGGCGCCGATGTCCGGGCCATGCGCGAGGCGGACAGGTCGATGGCCGTGCAGGCGTTCCGCAGTCTGCCGGAGCGCTGGCAGGCCGTGTTGTGGCACACCACTGTCGAGGAGGAGTCACCGAGCGAGGTCGCCCCGCTGTTCGGGCTGACACCGAACGCGACGGCGGTCCTGGCCGTCCGGGCCCGCGAGGGCCTCAAGCAGGCCTACCTGCAGGCGCACGTGAGCCAGGCGCTGACCTCCGGTGGTGACTGCGCCCGGTACGCGGACCGGCTCGGCGCCCACGCCAGGGGCGGCCTGCGGACCAGGGCAGAGCGCGGGCTCCGCAAGCATCTCGACGAGTGCGCGAAGTGCCGGATCGCAGCCGGTGAACTGGCCGGCGTGAACGCCGGGATTCCGGCCCTGCTCCCCGTCGCCGTCATCGGCTGGTTCGCCGCGGGTTACACCGTCAAGGCGGCCGGCATCGTGGCGGGCGGAGCAGCGGGGGCGGCAGGGGCCGGGGCAGCCGCGGCGGCCACGGGCAGCACCTCCTCCGGAAGCACGGCCGGTGGGGCAGCCGTCGCGGAAGGGCTCGGCGCGCCCGCGAAGGCAGGTATTGCCGCGGCGGTGGCCGTCGCGGTCGCGGCCGGGCTGGTGTGGGCGCTGGTCGGCGACGACCGTCCGGCCCCCGTGTCCGAGCCGGCGGCCAGGCCGCCGGTGGTGGCCCCCGTTGTGCCGTCGCCGGCTCCCCCGCCGAGGGTGGAGCCGGAATCTCCCGCCGCCCCGGTGCTCGCGCCGCCGCCCGTACCGGATGCCACCCCGACATCCAGCCCGACGCCCAGCCCGGCACCCACGCCGCCGGCCACGGAGCCGGCGACCGCACGGCCCGAACCGCCCGCCCCGAAACCCCCACCGGAACCACCCGCGCCGAAGCCCACTCCGGAGCCACCCGCGCCCCCGGCCCCGGCCCCGAAGCCCTTCCGGGTGAACGAGCTGGCGTACTCGGTCACCGGAGACCACACCGCGCCGGAGATACTCCTCGGGCAGAGCAGGGGCGTGTTCTGGCAGCGTTCGGGGCTGTCGATCGGCTCCACGACATACGCGCACGGCGTGACCATCCACGCCCACTCGTCGGTCACCATCCGGCTCAACCGTCCGTGCACCCGCTTCGAGGCGATGGTCGGCGTCGACGACATGACGAAGGGGCTCGGCTCGGTGCGCTTCTCCGTGTTCGGCGGGGACGGACACGGCGCCGGGGACGGGATGCGGCTCTGGGAATCCCCCGTGCTGCGCGGCGGCGACCCCGCGGTACGCGTGGGCGTCGGCATCGACGGCCGGCAGACCGTCCGGCTCGTCGTGGAGCCCGCGGAGCGGTTCGGTGGGGTGGCCCTGGCCGACTGGGCGGAATCGGTGATCAGCTGTCGCTGA
- a CDS encoding ATP-binding SpoIIE family protein phosphatase — MNFTRWSARLPGTQRRAAARDDHSSVPAARAESVRPKTAPVPDETPATPAPAPGPSLDALPAEEILGRLPAPVALLHGPEHRITYVNDAYAAAFGPRPCGVPAAEAMPELAELSLLPLLDQVLRSGTPRTVKSRKVLAGNSYTVTCTPVAIGDARGAGGAAGEAGVLVYATDVTDHAEAAERLRASERRHRETAVTLQRSLLPQDLEQPDDLRIAATYQPGGTDAAVGGDWYDVITLGAGRTALVIGDVMGRGVRAAAVMGQLRTAVRAYARLDLPPHEVLQLLDVLASEIDASQIATCVYAVHDPNEGHLVHASAGHLPILVCDEDGTVRRAAEPTGPPLGTGGWVHTSGTIALPPGSTAVLYTDGLVERRGEDIDEGVASLERALSGAKGSPQVVCDRLIRSQGVTAEHDDDVAVLVVQHPARTGTSAELFHNASLELLGGIEAAPRARAFATGVLTSWRFPMELCDLGVLAASELVANSLQHGTPPMRLGLRRTDRRLIIEVTDGDDHLPRRRRAEPADEAGRGISIVATIASSWGSRRTPGGGKAVWCEFTLPE; from the coding sequence GTGAACTTCACGCGCTGGAGCGCCCGCCTTCCCGGAACACAGCGTCGAGCCGCCGCGCGGGACGACCACAGTTCCGTCCCCGCAGCCCGCGCGGAGTCCGTACGTCCGAAGACCGCGCCCGTGCCGGACGAGACCCCGGCCACCCCCGCCCCGGCACCCGGCCCCTCCCTGGATGCCCTCCCCGCGGAGGAGATCCTCGGCCGCCTTCCGGCCCCGGTCGCGCTGCTCCACGGCCCCGAGCACCGCATCACCTACGTGAACGACGCCTACGCGGCCGCCTTCGGCCCCCGCCCGTGCGGCGTCCCCGCCGCCGAGGCCATGCCCGAACTCGCCGAGCTCAGCCTGCTGCCCCTCCTGGACCAGGTCCTGCGCAGCGGTACTCCCCGTACGGTCAAGTCCCGCAAGGTCCTCGCCGGCAACTCCTACACCGTGACCTGCACGCCCGTGGCCATCGGCGACGCGAGGGGTGCCGGCGGCGCGGCGGGGGAAGCGGGCGTCCTCGTCTACGCCACCGACGTCACGGACCACGCGGAAGCGGCGGAGCGGCTGCGCGCCAGTGAACGGCGCCACCGCGAAACGGCCGTCACGCTCCAGCGATCCCTGCTCCCGCAGGACCTCGAACAACCCGACGACCTGCGGATCGCCGCCACCTACCAGCCCGGCGGCACGGACGCGGCGGTCGGCGGCGACTGGTACGACGTCATCACCCTCGGCGCCGGGCGCACCGCGCTCGTCATCGGCGACGTGATGGGTCGCGGCGTACGCGCTGCCGCCGTCATGGGCCAGCTCCGAACCGCCGTCCGCGCCTACGCCCGCCTCGACCTGCCGCCCCACGAGGTCCTCCAGCTCCTGGACGTCCTCGCCTCCGAGATCGACGCCAGCCAGATCGCCACCTGCGTCTACGCGGTCCACGACCCCAACGAGGGACACCTCGTGCACGCCTCCGCGGGGCACCTCCCGATCCTCGTGTGCGACGAGGACGGCACGGTCCGCCGCGCCGCGGAGCCGACCGGCCCCCCGCTCGGCACGGGCGGGTGGGTCCACACGTCCGGGACGATCGCCCTGCCGCCAGGGTCCACGGCCGTCCTCTACACGGACGGGCTGGTCGAGCGCCGTGGTGAGGACATCGACGAGGGGGTCGCCTCCCTGGAGCGCGCCCTGTCCGGCGCCAAGGGGTCGCCCCAGGTCGTCTGCGACCGGCTCATCCGCTCCCAGGGGGTGACCGCGGAGCACGACGACGACGTAGCCGTACTCGTCGTGCAGCACCCGGCACGGACGGGGACGAGCGCGGAGCTGTTCCACAACGCCTCGCTCGAACTGCTCGGCGGCATCGAGGCGGCGCCCCGCGCCCGTGCCTTCGCCACCGGCGTCCTGACATCCTGGCGCTTCCCCATGGAGCTCTGCGACCTCGGTGTTCTCGCCGCGAGCGAACTCGTGGCGAACTCCCTCCAGCACGGCACCCCGCCCATGCGTCTGGGTCTGCGCCGCACGGACCGCCGGCTGATCATCGAGGTGACCGACGGGGACGACCACCTGCCGCGCCGCCGCCGCGCCGAGCCGGCGGACGAGGCGGGCCGCGGCATCTCGATCGTCGCGACGATCGCCTCGTCCTGGGGCAGCCGCCGCACGCCTGGAGGCGGGAAGGCGGTGTGGTGCGAGTTCACGCTGCCGGAATGA
- a CDS encoding MarR family winged helix-turn-helix transcriptional regulator, whose protein sequence is MSDTSEQSELPEPSLDEQIAAYQREFRDLDPQVEQVVSALGRLNRRMNVAYGRQVAALGISNTEWEVLKTLVLAGSPYRMGPGELAKRLGLTPAAMTHRIDRMAGEGLVTRDRDENNRVRVIVELTDEGRTKWLEAMRMATAFEEDLLQDLSGDERGALGEMLIRLLRRVEHAQPDAGGRLTDLD, encoded by the coding sequence ATGTCTGACACCTCCGAGCAGTCCGAGCTCCCCGAGCCGAGCCTGGACGAGCAGATCGCGGCCTACCAGCGGGAGTTCCGGGACCTCGACCCACAGGTCGAACAGGTCGTCTCGGCCCTGGGCCGGCTGAACCGCCGGATGAACGTGGCGTACGGCAGGCAGGTCGCCGCCCTCGGTATCAGCAACACCGAGTGGGAGGTCCTCAAGACCCTGGTCCTGGCCGGCTCTCCCTACCGCATGGGTCCGGGGGAGCTCGCGAAGCGCCTCGGCCTCACCCCGGCCGCGATGACCCACCGCATCGACCGTATGGCGGGCGAGGGCCTGGTCACCCGTGACAGGGACGAGAACAACCGGGTGCGCGTCATCGTCGAACTGACCGACGAGGGCCGTACGAAATGGCTCGAGGCGATGCGCATGGCCACCGCCTTCGAGGAGGACCTTCTCCAGGACCTCTCCGGCGACGAGCGCGGAGCCCTGGGCGAGATGCTGATCCGTCTCCTGCGCCGCGTGGAGCACGCGCAGCCCGACGCAGGCGGCCGGCTCACCGACCTGGATTGA
- a CDS encoding MFS transporter codes for MGAALRRIQVGSALSAFGLGFTVPYLYVYVAQVRDLGAGTAGVVLAVFAVAALAVLPFTGRAIDRRGPLPVLVTAAAAAAAGAAALGVASSVTAAVLSAAVLGAGTAVMQPALATMLVWCSSTTTRTRAFAMQFFLQNLGLGIGGLVGGQLVDVDRPSSFTLLFLIEAAMFVVLGVVAATVRMPHSPTLTDARPTGDGEPKAGLRMLLSHRAMVQLCVLGFVIFFACYGQFESGLAAYGTEAAGIDPSTLGIALAANTAVIVAAQFVVLRLVERRRRSRVIAWVGLIWAFAWIVAGYAGLGHGSRTMATAALISTYALFGLGEAMLSPTVAPLVADLAPESMVGQYNSAFALVKQLALAVGPAVGGPMGASLHGPYIVTFVLFSLGITVLALKLGRQLTPVQDKPSLMTAPSRVVAVSLPDGEPVTAPAAVH; via the coding sequence ATGGGCGCAGCGCTGCGGCGGATCCAGGTGGGGAGCGCGCTGAGCGCGTTCGGCCTCGGGTTCACCGTTCCGTATCTGTACGTCTACGTGGCGCAGGTGCGGGACCTCGGTGCCGGCACGGCGGGAGTCGTGCTGGCTGTCTTCGCCGTGGCGGCACTGGCCGTCCTGCCGTTCACCGGTCGTGCCATAGACCGGCGCGGGCCGCTGCCCGTACTGGTCACCGCCGCCGCGGCGGCTGCCGCGGGTGCCGCGGCCCTGGGTGTGGCGAGCAGTGTGACGGCCGCGGTCCTGTCGGCCGCGGTTCTCGGCGCGGGCACGGCTGTCATGCAGCCGGCGCTCGCGACGATGCTGGTGTGGTGCTCGAGCACCACGACCCGTACCCGTGCCTTCGCCATGCAGTTCTTCCTGCAGAACCTCGGCCTCGGTATCGGTGGCCTGGTCGGCGGGCAGCTCGTCGACGTCGACCGGCCGTCCAGCTTCACCCTGCTGTTCCTGATCGAAGCGGCGATGTTCGTGGTGCTCGGCGTCGTCGCCGCCACGGTGCGCATGCCCCACTCCCCGACCCTCACGGACGCCAGGCCCACCGGCGACGGCGAGCCGAAGGCGGGGCTGCGGATGCTGCTCTCCCACAGGGCCATGGTGCAGTTGTGCGTGCTGGGCTTCGTGATCTTCTTCGCCTGCTACGGACAGTTCGAGTCGGGCCTCGCGGCCTACGGCACCGAGGCCGCCGGGATCGACCCGTCGACCCTGGGCATCGCTCTGGCTGCGAACACGGCGGTCATCGTCGCCGCGCAGTTCGTCGTACTCCGCCTCGTGGAGCGGCGGCGGCGCAGCCGGGTCATCGCGTGGGTCGGTCTCATCTGGGCCTTCGCCTGGATCGTGGCCGGGTACGCGGGCCTCGGCCACGGCAGCCGGACCATGGCGACGGCCGCGTTGATCTCCACGTACGCGCTGTTCGGGCTCGGTGAGGCGATGCTGTCGCCGACGGTGGCGCCGCTCGTCGCCGATCTGGCCCCTGAGTCCATGGTCGGGCAGTACAACTCGGCCTTCGCGCTGGTGAAGCAGCTGGCCCTGGCGGTGGGACCGGCCGTGGGCGGCCCGATGGGCGCTTCGCTGCACGGGCCGTACATCGTGACGTTCGTGCTGTTCTCGCTCGGCATCACCGTGCTGGCCCTCAAGCTGGGGCGGCAGCTCACACCCGTGCAGGACAAGCCGTCGCTCATGACCGCGCCCTCACGTGTGGTGGCCGTGTCCCTGCCGGACGGCGAGCCCGTCACGGCTCCCGCCGCCGTTCACTGA